From the genome of Streptomyces sp. NBC_01304:
CTCGCGGCCGCCTATGACGACGGGGGCGATCAGGAGCGGGCGTTCCTGCGGCTCGCGGTGCCGGCTGCCAAGTACTGGGTGACCAAGCGCTGCACGCCGCTCGCGGTCGAGGCGCTGGAATGCCTGGGCGGCAACGGCTATGTGGAGGAGTCGGGCATGCCGCGACTGCTCCGCGAGTCCCCGCTGAACTCGATCTGGGAGGGCGCGGGCAACGTACAGGCGCTGGACGTCCTGCGGGCGCTCGGGCGCGAACCGGCGGCGATCAACGCGTTCCTGCAGGAGGTCGGCAAGGCGCGCGGCGCCGATCACCGCCTGGACGGCGCGATCAAGGACCTGCTGACCGAGATGTCCGACCTGGACGGCATCGAGGGACGGGCGCGACGGCTGGTGGAACGGATGGCGCTGGTGCTGCAGGGTTCCTTGCTGGTGCGGTACGCCCCTTCGGAGGTGGCCGACGCATTCTGCGCGTCCCGGCTCGGCGGCGACTGGGGCGCGGCGTTCGGCACGCTGCCGGGCAGCCTGGATCTGGCCACGGTGGTGGAACGGGCGCGACCGGTGAGCCCCTGACTCTCCAGAAACCGGCCCGACTCAGCCCCTCCGGAGATCGGGCCAAAATCAGATGCAGCAGGGATGGTGCTGCGCCGACACGGCACCATCCCCGCTCTTCATGGCCCCGTTGACAGGAGCATGAACGCCGCAGAAGCGACGTTGCGATTAGTTTCGGTCAACCGCTCGGTTGTTCGCGAGGGTTGCACGGAGTTGCAACGACCGCTCGTATCGGGTCCGTGAAGCTTCCCCCCTTTCGGGGGGACCGGAGAGACGATGGGGCGAGGACGATACGCACTGGGGTTTCGGGGAGGCACCGGTGACGAACGCGACGATAGATCTGGTCAGGCTCGCTGCCATGGATTCCGTCCGGGCGGCCAGGCTGCTGCAGGGCGTGCGCGCCGCTGCGCTCGCCGGCCAGGCGCCGCCTGTCGAACCGCGGCCGGTCATCGAGCAGTCCTGGGACCGCCTGCTGCGCTGCGGGCTCGACCCGGACCACGACTTCAGAACGGGCCTGCTGCCCCGCGTGGAGGTCGAGGAACGCCGCCGCAACTCGCCGCTGTTGGAGGTTTTGCCGACCCTGCGGGAGGGCCTGGTCTCCATCGCGGACGCCGCGCAGCACATCATGGTCGTCGCGGACGCGGACGCGCGCGTGCTGTGGCGCGAGGGCCATCCGTCGGTCCTGCGCCGGGCGGACGGGCACGGCTTCGAGCTGGGCGCGGACTGGAGCGAGGCCACCGTCGGCACCAATGGCGTGGGCACTCCGCTGGTGGCGGGCCGGCCGGTGCAGGTGTTCTCCGCCGAGCACTTCGTGCGTACGCATCACCCGTGGACCTGCGCCGGATCACCGGTCACCGACCCGCGTGACGGCAAGCTGATCGGCGTCGTCGACATCAGCGGCCCCATCGACACCATGCACCCGGCGACCCTCGCCCTGGTCAACTCCGTTGCCCGGCTTGCCGAGGCGGAGCTGCGCACCCGGCATCTGATCGGCCTCGACCGGCTGCGGGCGGTGGCGGTGCCGCTGCTCAGCCGGGTCGGCGGGCGGGCCCTCGCGGTGGACGCCAACGGCTGGACGGCGGCCGTGACCGGGATGGCGCCGCACGACCGGCTGCCGCTGCCCAAGTCGTTCGGGCCCGGGCGGGTCTGGCTTGCCGCGCTCGGCGAGTGCACCGTCGAACCGCTGCCCGGCGGCTGGCTGCTGCGCCTCGACGACGGAGCCGACGCCCCGCGGGGGCTCGACCCGGGCACCTTCGTCGTGCTCGACCTGAGCGGCACCCGGCGCTGGACGGTCACCGTGTCGGGCGCCTCGGGCAGTTGGAGCCACGAACTGTCGCCGCGCCACGCCGAGTTGCTGTACCTCCTCGCGGCGCACCCGGCGGGGCGGACGGCTTCGGAGCTGGCCGAGGACATGTTCGGCGACCCGGCCCGTACGGTGACGGTGCGGGCGGAGCTGTCGCGGGTGCGGCGCTATCTGTCGGGGGTGCTCGACCACCGGCCGTACCGCTTCCACGAGGACGCGGACGTCCAGATCGTCCTGCCGGAGCATCCAGCAGATCTGCTGCCGCAGTCGACGGCACCGGCGGTGGTGCGTGCGCGGCTCGATCCAGTGTGAGGCCGCCCGGTCGACAACTCGGCGGCGACTCGGACGACTTGATGCCCGGCCCGGTTGACGCATGGCTCGATTGATGCGGGGCTCGATTGATGCGTGGCTCGCCTGACATGATCGCCCCGCGCCGCAGATAATCCGGGACATGACATCACCTCACACGTCCGCGCCGGATCGCGGCGAGGGCGCGCCGGCCGGCATCGAAGCCGAGGAACGGCACGCGAGTTGGCTCGAATTGTTCTTCGACCTCGTCGCCGTCGCCGGTGTCGCCCAGCTCGCACACCGGCTGCACGAGGCAGCGGACTGGCGTGACGGGGCGGCGTACCTCGGTCTCTTCCTGGCCTTCTGGATCGCCTGGGTGACCTTCACGATGTACGCGAGCGTCGCGGCCGAGACCGTGCGCTACCGCACCATGTATCTGGCGATGTTCGGCATGGCGACCATGGCCGCCTGCGTGCCGGAGGCCACCGGGGAGCGCGGCACGGTCTTCGCCGCCGCCTTCGTGCTGATCCGGCTGCTGTCCTCGCGGGTGTGGGGCGCCCGCGGCGAGGCGGTCGTCGACTGGCCGACCGCACAGCTCGCCCTCGGCATGATCCCGTGGATCGTCTCGCTGTGGCTGGAGGGGCCCTGGCGGTACGGGATGTGGGGCCTGGGCCTGGCCCTGGACATCCTGCTGCCGTTCGCGGTGAGCGGCGACCGGCTGCTCGCGAACTTCGGCCGGGCCGCCGACCAGCGGCGGGAGCGGTACGCGAACGTCGAGTTCAAGGGCGGCGAACGAGGCCGGCAGCGCAAGGCCCAACTGGGCCAACCGCCGCGCCTGGTACGCCTGGAAGCGGGCCATTTCGACGAGCGGCTGGGCCTGTTCACGATCATCGTGCTCGGCGAGGGCGTGGTCCAGCTGGTCGCGCAGACCGCTTCGGTCGAGGACTGGAACAACGTCCTCGCCATCTCCTGCGCCGCGTTCGTGCTGCTCATCTGTCTGTGGCGGCTGACCTTCCGGTACGGCTTCACGGGCGTCCCGCACGTCTCGCTGAGCACGGCCTCCGCCCGCGTCGTGCTGCCCGCGCACTTCGCCACCACGGCGGCCCTGACCGCGGTGGCGGCGGGGCTCGGCGAACTCGCCGTGCATCCCGGTGCGCCCGCCTCGACGGTGACGCGCTGGACGCTGTGCGCGGGGCTCGGCTGCTACTTCCTGATCGCGGCGATCGGCGGGCTCATCGGGGGTGCGTCGGGGGTGTGGCTGACGCTGTGGAGCTGGCCGGGGCTGCTGCTGTGCGTGGGGCTCGGGCTGTTCGCGAAGGGGATGGACCCGGTGCTGCTGGTGTGGCTGCTGAACGCGGTGCTGCTGTGGAGCTGCAGCTATGAGCAGGTGCGGCGGCGGACCCGGACGGGCACGGCTTGAGGGTTCGTGGGGCCCGGCCCGGTGATCCGTGGTGCCGGGCCCGGGTGATCCGTGCCGGGCCCGGCTTGGGTGATCCGTGCCGGGCCCGGCTTGGGTGATCCGTGCCGGGCCCGGCTTGGGGCAGGTCGTGGGGCCATGATGCGATGAGCCGCATGAGTACCGTTGATGTGACCGTCTGGTCCCTGGAACAGACCTCCCCCACCGACCTCAGCCCGGCCGGCGAGTTCCCGCCGGGCGTGCGGATCGTGCGCTCCGAGGTGCCCTCTCCCGAGTTCAGCCGCTTCCTGTACGCATCCGTCGGCGGGGACATCCACTGGATCGACCGGCTCTCGTGGACGTACGCCCAGTGGCAGCAGGAGCTGGAGCGGCCCGGGCACGAGACCTGGGTGGCGTACGAGAACGGCACCCCGGCCGGATATGTGGAGCTGGACGCCCAGGACGAGGGCGCGGTGGAGATCGTCTACTTCGGCCTGATCCCGGCGTTCCGGGGCCGGCGCATCGGCGGGCCGCTCCTCTCCTACGGGATCGCGCGCGCCTGGGACCTGGCCGAGCGCCATGCCGACCGGGAGCCGACGAAGCGGGTGTGGCTGCACACCTGCGACCGGGACGGCGAGCATGCGATGGCCAACTACGAGCGCCGCGGCTTCCGGCTCTTCGACACGAAGATCGAGCAGGAGGCGGAGGTCGAGACCCCCGGGCCGTGGCCCGGCGCCCGCTGAACGACGCAGCACGGAAAGACACGGAAAGACGCAGTACTGAAAGCGCAGCTCAGGGGCGGGGGCGTGACCCCTGCCACACTGTCTCACGATGCGGGACAACCGCGTCCATATTGCGGACGAAGCTGGACCAGGTCCAAAGTCCCGTGCCACGCTTCCGCCATGGATCGCACTGGAAACGCCTTGGTGAGTCGACGACACGTCGACCTCGGCCGCATGTCCAGCGCCATCTGTCCGGCCTGCTGACAGCTCACGAAGCTCAGCACCCCGCCGCGACCTCTTACTTCTGATTTCTCTTCACTCTCTTCTGCAATACCTGCGCCCAGCCGAGCTGCATGCTGCGCCCGCGCAGGTCAGAGCCGCATTCCCGCTGTCCGAAGGACGTACCGCCATGGCCGCATCCCCTGAATCTCCCGGCACCGCCAAGCCCCGCCGCAAGGTGAGCCGGCACCGTGGTGAGGGCCAGTGGGCCGTTGGCCACTTCACGCCCCTCAACGGCAACGAGCAGTTCAAGAAGGACGACGACGGTCTCAATGTGCGGACACGCATTGAGACGATCTACTCCAAGCGGGGCTTCGACTCGATCGACCCCAACGACCTGCGCGGCCGGATGCGCTGGTGGGGCCTGTACACCCAGCGCAAGCCCGGGATCGACGGCGGCAAGACCGCGATCCTGGAGCCGGAAGAGCTGGACGACAAGTACTTCATGCTGCGCGTCCGCATCGACGGCGGCCGCCTCACCACCGAGCAGCTGCGCGTGGTCGGCGAGATCTCGCAGGAGTTCGCCCGCGGCACCGCCGACATCACCGACCGGCAGAACATCCAGTACCACTGGATCCGCATCGAGGACGTCCCCGAGATCTGGCGGCGGCTCGAAGAGGTCGGCCTGTCGACCACCGAGGCCTGCGGTGACACGCCCCGCGTCATCCTCGGCTCCCCCGTCGCCGGGATCGCCGCCGACGAGATCATCGACGGCACCCCCGCCATCGACGAGATCCAGCGCCGCTTCATCGGCAACCCCGACTTCTCCAACCTGCCGCGCAAGTTCAAGTCCGCGGTCTCCGGCTCGCCGCAGCTCGACGTGGCACACGAGATCAACGACATCGCCTTCGTCGGCGTCGACCACCCCGAGCACGGGCCCGGCTTCGACCTGTGGGTCGGCGGCGGTCTGTCCACCAACCCCAAGTTGGGCCAGCGCCTCGGTGCCTGGGTGCCGCTGGACGAGGTGCCGGACGTGTACGGCGGTGTCATCGGCATCTTCCGTGACTACGGCTACCGGCGCCTGCGTACCCGCGCCCGGCTGAAGTTCCTGCTCGCCGACTGGGGTCCGGCGAAGTTCCGCCAGATCCTGGAGGACGAGTACCTCAAGCGTCCGCTGCTCGACGGGCCCGCCCCCGCGCAGCCCGCCGGCACCTGGCGCGACCACCTGGGCGTCCACCAGCAGAAGGACGGCCGCTTCTACGTCGGCTTCGCCCCGCGCGTCGGACGCGTGGACGGCACCACCCTCACGAAGATCGCCGAGGTCGCCGCGTCGCACGGCTCGGGCCGGCTTCGTACGACCGCCGAGCAGAAGATGATCGTCCTCGACATCGAGGAAGCCCAGGTCGAATCGCTGGTCTCCGCCCTGGAGGCGCTGGACCTGAAGGTCAACGCGTCGCCGTTCCGGCGGGGCACGATGGCCTGCACCGGCATCGAGTTCTGCAAGCTGGCGATCGTCGAGACGAAGGCGCGCGGCGCCTCGCTCATCGATGAACTCGAGCGCCGCATCCCCGAGTTCGACGAGCCGATCACCATCAACATCAACGGCTGCCCCAACGCCTGCGCCCGCATCCAGGTCGCCGACATCGGCCTCAAGGGCCAGCTCGTCCTCAACGACAAGGGCGAGCAGGTGGAGGGCTTCCAGGTGCACCTGGGCGGCGCCCTCGGCCTGGAGGCGGGCTTCGGCCGCAAGGTCCGTGGCCTGAAGGTCACTTCGGAGGGGCTGCCCGACTACGTCGAGCGGGTCCTGACGCGCTTCCAGGAGCAGCGCGAGGACGGCGAGCGGTTCGCCACCTGGGTCACGCGCGCCAGTGACGAGGCCCTGTCATGAGCGAGCGTGCCGCCCCGTTCTACTGCCCCTACTGCGGCGACGAGGACCTGCGCCCGAACGAGACCGGCCACGGCGCGTGGGAATGCGCGGCCTGCAATCGAGCCTTCCAGCTGAAGTTCCTCGGGCTGCTCGCCCGGGGAGTTCAGCGCCCTGCGGGCAACTCCGATGGAGGGGACGAGATATGACGACTGCTCAGACTCAGGAACGTACGGCCGAAGAACTCCAGGCGCTAGCCGAACAGGCGGGCCGCGACCTGGAGGACGCCTCCCCGCTGGAGATCCTCAAGTGGGCGGCCGACACCTTCGGCAAGAGCTTCTGCGTGACCTCGTCCATGGAGGACGCGGTCGTCGCGCATCTCGCCTCGCGCGCCTTCCCCGGCGTGGACGTGGTCTTCCTCGACACCGGCTACCACTTCCCCGAGACCCTCGGGACGGCGGACGCGGTCGGCACCGTTCTGGACGTCAACCTCATCACGCTCACCCCGGTCCAGTCCGTGGCCGAGCAGGACGCCGAGTACGGACCGAAGCTGCACGACCGCGACCCCGACCTGTGCTGCGCGCTGCGCAAGGTCAAGCCCCTTGAGCAGGGCCTGACTTCGTACCAGGCATGGGCGACGGGACTGCGCCGCGACGAGTCGCCGACCCGCGCGAACACCCCGGTCGTCGGCTGGGACGCCAAGCGGCAGAAGGTCAAGGTCTCGCCGATCGCCCGCTGGACTCAAGACGACGTCGACGCGTACATCGCCGAGCACGGCGTACTGACCAACCCGCTCCTCGACGACGGCTACCCGTCGATCGGCTGCGCACCCTGCACCCGCCGGGTGGCGGCGGGCGAGGACGCGCGGGCCGGGCGCTGGGCGGGCCGGTCCAAGACGGAATGCGGGCTGCACGGATGACGAACTTGGGAGACAACGACGTGACTGGGGCCACCATTTGGCTCACCGGTCTGCCCAGCGCGGGCAAGACCACCATCGCGTACGAGCTGGCCGGCCGGCTGCGCGGCGAGAGCCACCGGGTGGAGGTGCTCGACGGGGACGAGATCCGCGAGTTCCTCTCGGCGGGTCTCGGCTTCAGCCGCGAGGACCGGCACACCAATGTGCAGCGCATCGGCTTCGTCGCCGAGCTGCTCGCCTCCAACGGCGTGAAGGTCCTCGTCCCGGTGATCGCGCCGTACGCGGACAGCCGCGAGGCGGTGCGCAAGCGCCACCAGCGCGAGGGCACCGGATATGTCGAGGTGCATGTCGCCACTCCGGTGGACGTCTGCTCCGAGCGCGATGTGAAGGGCCTGTACGCCAAGCAGGCCGCGGGCGAGATCTCCGGTCTGACCGGCGTCGACGACCCGTACGAGGCGCCCGAGTCGCCGGATCTGCGGATCGAGTCCCACCAGCAGACCGTGCAGGAGTCCGCGGCGCAGCTGTACGCGCTGCTCACCGAGAGGGGTCTGGCATGACGACCACCGCTTCTTCCGCCTCGGCCGTGTCGTCGGAGGAGTCCGACAGCCCTTATGCGCTGAGCCACTTGGACGCCCTGGAGTCCGAGGCGGTGCACATCTTCCGTGAGGTGGCGGGTGAGTTCGAGCGGCCGGTGATTCTCTTCTCCGGCGGCAAGGACTCGATCGTCATGCTGCACCTGGCGCTGAAGGCGTTCGCCCCGGCGGCGGTCCCCTTCTCTCTCCTGCACGTGGACACCGGGCACAACTTCCCCGAGGTCCTGGAGTACCGCGACCGGGTGGTGGCCGAGCACGGGCTGCGCCTCCATGTCGCCTCCGTGCAGGAGTACATCGACGCGGGCAAGCTGCGCGAGCGCCCCGACGGGACGCGCAACCCGCTGCAGACGGTGCCGCTCACCGAGAAGATCCAGGCCGAGAAGTTCGACGCGGTCTTCGGCGGCGGCCGCCGTGACGAGGAGAAGGCCCGTGCCAAGGAGCGGGTGTTCTCGCTGCGCGACGAGTTCTCCCAGTGGGACCCGCGCCGCCAGCGCCCCGAGCTGTGGCAGCTCTACAACGGCCGGCACGCCCCGGGCGAGCACGTCCGTGTCTTCCCGCTGTCCAACTGGACCGAGCTGGACGTGTGGCAGTACATCGCCCGCGAGGGCATCGAGCTGCCTCAGATCTACTTCGCGCACGAGCGTGAGGTGTTCTCCCGGTCCGGGATGTGGCTGACCGCCGGCGAGTGGGGCGGGCCGAAGGAGTCCGAGCCGGTCCAGACCCGTCTGGTGCGCTACCGCACGGTCGGCGACATGTCCTGCACCGGCGCCGTCGACTCCGACGCCACCACGCTGGACGCCGTGATCACCGAGATCGCCGCGTCCCGGCTCACCGAACGAGGTGCGACCCGCGCCGACGACAAGATGTCCGAGGCCGCGATGGAAGACCGCAAGCGCGAGGGGTACTTCTAGAAATGTCCACAAACACTGGAAATACAGAGCAGTTGGCCGACCTCTCCGATCTGTCGGCCACGACCCTCCTTCGCTTCGCGACCGCGGGCTCCGTCGACGACGGCAAGTCCACCCTGGTCGGCCGGCTCCTGCACGACTCCAAGTCGGTCCTCACCGACCAGCTGGAGGCCGTCGAGCGGGTCTCCGCAAGCCGCGGCCAGGAGACGCCCGACCTGGCGCTGCTCACCGACGGGCTGCGGGCCGAGCGGGAGCAGGGCATCACCATCGATGTCGCCTACCGCTACTTCGCCACCGCCCGGCGCCGGTTCATCCTCGCCGACACCCCCGGGCATGTGCAGTACACCCGGAACATGGTCACCGGCGCCTCGACGGCCGACCTCGCCGTGGTCCTGGTCGACGCCCGCAACGGCGTCATCGAGCAGACCCGCCGGCACGCCGCCGTCGCCGCGCTGCTGCGGGTGCCGCACGTCGTGCTCGCCGTGAACAAGATGGACCTGGTCGCGTACGAGGAGAAGATCTTCGCCGCGATCGCCGAGGAGTTCACGACGTACGCCGCGTCCCTCGGCGTCCCGGAGATCACCGCCATCCCGATCTCGGCGCTCGCCGGGGACAACGTGGTGGAGCCGTCCGCCAACATGGACTGGTACGGCGGCCCGACGGTCCTGGAGCACCTGGAGACCGTCCCGGTCAGCCACGACCTGGCGAGCTGCCACGCGCGTTTCCCGGTGCAGTACGTGATCCGCCCGCAGACCGCCGAACACCCCGACTACCGCGGCTACGCGGGCCAGATCGCGGCCGGCACCTTCCGCGTCGGCGAATCGGTCACCGTGCTGCCCTCGGGCCGCACCTCGAAGATCGCCGGGATCGACCTGCTCGGCAAGGCGGTCGACGTGGCCTGGACCCCGCAGTCGGTGACCCTCCTCCTGGAGGACGACATCGACATCTCGCGCGGCGACCTCCTGGTCCCGGCCGGGGACACCCCCGCCACCAGCCAGGACGTCGAGGCGACCGTCTGCCACGTCGCGGACACCCCGCTCACCGTCGGCCAGCGGGTGCTGCTCAAGCACACCACCCGAACGGTCAAGGCCCTCGTCAAGGAGATCCCCTCGCGGCTGACCCTCGACGACCTGTCCCAGCACCCGAACCCCGGGCAGCTGGTCGCCAACGACATCGGCCGGGTGCGCGTGCGCACCGCGGAGCCGCTCGCGCTCGACGCGTACGCCGACTCCCGGCGCACCGGCTCCTTCCTGCTGATCGACCCGGCGGACGGGACGACGCTCGCCGCGGGCATGGCGGGCGAGGCCTTCGCCGCAGGTGAGGCCGAGGCGGATGCCGCGTCCGTGGCGGACGAAGAGGGCTGGGACTTCTGATGAGCATCGACATGTTCGCGACGTTCGCGAAGGAGGGCGGCCGGGTCGGCAGCGGCGTCCTCGGTGCGGGAAACGGAGGGGTCGCGCGATGTGCGTGATGACGTACGCGCACCGCTTGCGCGCCCTCACCCCCCACCAGCCGCGCCCGCTGGCCAACCGGCGCCACAAACGAAGACACGCCGACTTCCCGGCCGCGTCACCCCGTCCCCGGGGGACGTGAGAACCGGGCCAACGAGAGGAAAGCCTCCCGTGCCTGCCAACCGCTCCACCCGCACCACCTTCCGCCGCGGCCTCGCCGCCGTGGCCGCGCTTCCGCTGCTCGCCGTTGCCGCGACCGCCTGCGGGTACGGCTCCAAGTCCGATGACGAGGGCAAGAAGAACGTCGCCGCCGAGGGCAAGAAGCTCTCCGTGGACGAGGTGAAGATCGGCTACTTCCCCAACGTCACGCACGGCACCGCCCTCGCGGGCCTCCAGCAGGGCACGTTCCAGAA
Proteins encoded in this window:
- the cysD gene encoding sulfate adenylyltransferase subunit CysD, translating into MTTTASSASAVSSEESDSPYALSHLDALESEAVHIFREVAGEFERPVILFSGGKDSIVMLHLALKAFAPAAVPFSLLHVDTGHNFPEVLEYRDRVVAEHGLRLHVASVQEYIDAGKLRERPDGTRNPLQTVPLTEKIQAEKFDAVFGGGRRDEEKARAKERVFSLRDEFSQWDPRRQRPELWQLYNGRHAPGEHVRVFPLSNWTELDVWQYIAREGIELPQIYFAHEREVFSRSGMWLTAGEWGGPKESEPVQTRLVRYRTVGDMSCTGAVDSDATTLDAVITEIAASRLTERGATRADDKMSEAAMEDRKREGYF
- a CDS encoding nitrite/sulfite reductase, which encodes MAASPESPGTAKPRRKVSRHRGEGQWAVGHFTPLNGNEQFKKDDDGLNVRTRIETIYSKRGFDSIDPNDLRGRMRWWGLYTQRKPGIDGGKTAILEPEELDDKYFMLRVRIDGGRLTTEQLRVVGEISQEFARGTADITDRQNIQYHWIRIEDVPEIWRRLEEVGLSTTEACGDTPRVILGSPVAGIAADEIIDGTPAIDEIQRRFIGNPDFSNLPRKFKSAVSGSPQLDVAHEINDIAFVGVDHPEHGPGFDLWVGGGLSTNPKLGQRLGAWVPLDEVPDVYGGVIGIFRDYGYRRLRTRARLKFLLADWGPAKFRQILEDEYLKRPLLDGPAPAQPAGTWRDHLGVHQQKDGRFYVGFAPRVGRVDGTTLTKIAEVAASHGSGRLRTTAEQKMIVLDIEEAQVESLVSALEALDLKVNASPFRRGTMACTGIEFCKLAIVETKARGASLIDELERRIPEFDEPITININGCPNACARIQVADIGLKGQLVLNDKGEQVEGFQVHLGGALGLEAGFGRKVRGLKVTSEGLPDYVERVLTRFQEQREDGERFATWVTRASDEALS
- a CDS encoding sulfate adenylyltransferase subunit 1 encodes the protein MSTNTGNTEQLADLSDLSATTLLRFATAGSVDDGKSTLVGRLLHDSKSVLTDQLEAVERVSASRGQETPDLALLTDGLRAEREQGITIDVAYRYFATARRRFILADTPGHVQYTRNMVTGASTADLAVVLVDARNGVIEQTRRHAAVAALLRVPHVVLAVNKMDLVAYEEKIFAAIAEEFTTYAASLGVPEITAIPISALAGDNVVEPSANMDWYGGPTVLEHLETVPVSHDLASCHARFPVQYVIRPQTAEHPDYRGYAGQIAAGTFRVGESVTVLPSGRTSKIAGIDLLGKAVDVAWTPQSVTLLLEDDIDISRGDLLVPAGDTPATSQDVEATVCHVADTPLTVGQRVLLKHTTRTVKALVKEIPSRLTLDDLSQHPNPGQLVANDIGRVRVRTAEPLALDAYADSRRTGSFLLIDPADGTTLAAGMAGEAFAAGEAEADAASVADEEGWDF
- a CDS encoding phosphoadenylyl-sulfate reductase; translation: MTTAQTQERTAEELQALAEQAGRDLEDASPLEILKWAADTFGKSFCVTSSMEDAVVAHLASRAFPGVDVVFLDTGYHFPETLGTADAVGTVLDVNLITLTPVQSVAEQDAEYGPKLHDRDPDLCCALRKVKPLEQGLTSYQAWATGLRRDESPTRANTPVVGWDAKRQKVKVSPIARWTQDDVDAYIAEHGVLTNPLLDDGYPSIGCAPCTRRVAAGEDARAGRWAGRSKTECGLHG
- the cysC gene encoding adenylyl-sulfate kinase: MRAARMTNLGDNDVTGATIWLTGLPSAGKTTIAYELAGRLRGESHRVEVLDGDEIREFLSAGLGFSREDRHTNVQRIGFVAELLASNGVKVLVPVIAPYADSREAVRKRHQREGTGYVEVHVATPVDVCSERDVKGLYAKQAAGEISGLTGVDDPYEAPESPDLRIESHQQTVQESAAQLYALLTERGLA
- a CDS encoding low temperature requirement protein A — its product is MTSPHTSAPDRGEGAPAGIEAEERHASWLELFFDLVAVAGVAQLAHRLHEAADWRDGAAYLGLFLAFWIAWVTFTMYASVAAETVRYRTMYLAMFGMATMAACVPEATGERGTVFAAAFVLIRLLSSRVWGARGEAVVDWPTAQLALGMIPWIVSLWLEGPWRYGMWGLGLALDILLPFAVSGDRLLANFGRAADQRRERYANVEFKGGERGRQRKAQLGQPPRLVRLEAGHFDERLGLFTIIVLGEGVVQLVAQTASVEDWNNVLAISCAAFVLLICLWRLTFRYGFTGVPHVSLSTASARVVLPAHFATTAALTAVAAGLGELAVHPGAPASTVTRWTLCAGLGCYFLIAAIGGLIGGASGVWLTLWSWPGLLLCVGLGLFAKGMDPVLLVWLLNAVLLWSCSYEQVRRRTRTGTA
- a CDS encoding putative leader peptide, with protein sequence MDRTGNALVSRRHVDLGRMSSAICPAC
- a CDS encoding GNAT family N-acetyltransferase; this translates as MSTVDVTVWSLEQTSPTDLSPAGEFPPGVRIVRSEVPSPEFSRFLYASVGGDIHWIDRLSWTYAQWQQELERPGHETWVAYENGTPAGYVELDAQDEGAVEIVYFGLIPAFRGRRIGGPLLSYGIARAWDLAERHADREPTKRVWLHTCDRDGEHAMANYERRGFRLFDTKIEQEAEVETPGPWPGAR
- a CDS encoding GAF domain-containing protein — encoded protein: MDSVRAARLLQGVRAAALAGQAPPVEPRPVIEQSWDRLLRCGLDPDHDFRTGLLPRVEVEERRRNSPLLEVLPTLREGLVSIADAAQHIMVVADADARVLWREGHPSVLRRADGHGFELGADWSEATVGTNGVGTPLVAGRPVQVFSAEHFVRTHHPWTCAGSPVTDPRDGKLIGVVDISGPIDTMHPATLALVNSVARLAEAELRTRHLIGLDRLRAVAVPLLSRVGGRALAVDANGWTAAVTGMAPHDRLPLPKSFGPGRVWLAALGECTVEPLPGGWLLRLDDGADAPRGLDPGTFVVLDLSGTRRWTVTVSGASGSWSHELSPRHAELLYLLAAHPAGRTASELAEDMFGDPARTVTVRAELSRVRRYLSGVLDHRPYRFHEDADVQIVLPEHPADLLPQSTAPAVVRARLDPV